Proteins encoded within one genomic window of Oryza brachyantha chromosome 7, ObraRS2, whole genome shotgun sequence:
- the LOC102711714 gene encoding probable serine/threonine-protein kinase WNK1, which translates to MMGAKANAAAAGDCPEYAEVDPTGRYGRYNDVLGKGASKTVYRAFDEYQGMEVAWNQVKLHDFLQSPEDLERLYCEIHLLKTLKHPNIMKFYTSWVDVSRRNINFITEMFTSGTLRQYRQKHMRVNIWAVKHWCRQILSGLLYLHSHDPPIIHRDLKCDNIFVNGNQGEVKIGDLGLAAILRKSHAVHCVGTPEFMAPEVYEEEYNELVDIYSFGMCVLEMVTFEYPYSECTHPVQIYKKVISGTKPEALYKVKDPMVRQFVEKCLATAPRRLSARELLKDPFLQVDDMVFCPGDGEYSLMNYLQQPYLEHAYSNVSMISNGFSESIEEDTPTEDRWDYEDDDIKADGIDLFNGHEDEPLGNVDITIKGRKSEDGSIFLRLRIADNDGHVRNIYFPFDIEADTALSVATEMVAELDITDHEVTRIAEMIDGEVSALVPDWRPGPGIEESQDTMYCHNCGSNVSSCGSLYAYMSSAARGCQCSQLHGRFEEITFQANGEQSDLQDSGGSSDDGGGHTEQLIKDKEAIHSNGFVQMGRRGPDQFCFSSFQEQSCSPRHYEYDTNHQSKGFDMKHEVKMAKYKARKMAQLKRAIHPSLDFDNLNGERRTKSSLNKLQSFHIGKNHNFRIPNCERNPGARDTDDHHDMNNQECHSRHPDPRAQMACLCEVDAQSSPDLMFTARSYYTGAQLPTNLPRTKSVTLNAVDA; encoded by the exons ATGATGGGTGCCAaggccaacgccgccgccgccggcgactgcCCGGAGTACGCGGAGGTCGATCCCACCGGCCGGTACGGACGG TACAACGACGTTCTTGGCAAGGGCGCGTCCAAGACCGT GTACAGGGCGTTCGACGAGTACCAGGGGATGGAGGTGGCGTGGAACCAGGTGAAGCTGCACGATTTCTTGCAGAGCCCCGAGGACCTGGAGCGGCTCTACTGCGAGATCCACCTCCTCAAGACGCTCAAGCACCCCAACATCATGAAGTTCTACACCTCCTGGGTCGACGTCTCCCGGCGcaacatcaacttcatcacCGAGATGTTCACCTCCGGCACCCTCCGGCA GTATAGGCAGAAGCATATGAGGGTGAACATATGGGCGGTGAAGCACTGGTGTCGGCAAATCCTCAGTGGATTGCTGTACTTGCATAGCCATGATCCACCCATCATCCACCGGGACCTGAAGTGTGACAACATCTTCGTGAATGGCAACCAGGGGGAGGTCAAGATCGGGGACCTTGGCCTTGCTGCCATCCTCCGCAAGTCCCACGCTGTCCACTGCGTAG GCACGCCGGAGTTCATGGCGCCGGAGGTGTACGAGGAGGAGTACAACGAGCTGGTGGACATATACTCTTTCGGGATGTGTGTGCTTGAGATGGTCACCTTTGAGTACCCATATAGTGAGTGTACACACCCAGTGCAGATCTATAAGAAAGTGATCTCT GGTACCAAGCCGGAAGCCTTGTACAAGGTTaaagatccaatggtgaggcAGTTTGTCGAGAAGTGCCTGGCCACTGCACCCCGGAGGCTATCAGCGAGAGAGCTGCTCAAGGACCCATTCCTACAGGTCGATGATATGGTTTTTTGTCCAGGGGATGGAGAGTACAGTCTGATGAACTATCTGCAGCAGCCTTATTTAGAACATGCTTATAGCAATGTCTCCATGATAAGTAATGGCTTCTCTGAAAGCATTGAGGAGGATACGCCAACTGAAGATAGATGGGATTATGAAGATGATGACATTAAAGCTGATGGTATTGACCTGTTCAATGGGCATGAAGATGAGCCTCTTGGCAATGTGGATATCACAATCAAAGGGAGGAAAAGTGAGGATGGAAGCATATTCCTTAGACTACGGATTGCAGATAACGATG GGCATGTGCGGAACATCTATTTTCCTTTTGACATAGAGGCCGATACTGCATTGAGTGTCGCAACTGAGATGGTAGCCGAGCTAGATATAACCGACCATGAGGTTACTCGAATTGCTGAGATGATTGATGGTGAGGTTAGTGCACTGGTGCCAGACTGGAGGCCTGGTCCAGGCATAGAAGAATCTCAAGACACTATGTATTGCCATAACTGCGGATCAAATGTATCATCATGTGGTTCACTTTATGCCTACATGTCATCAGCTGCTCGAGGCTGCCAATGTTCACAGCTACATGGGCGGTTTGAGGAGATAACATTCCAAGCCAATGGGGAGCAGTCCGATTTGCAGGACTCTGGAGGCAGCTCTGATGATGGAGGTGGCCACACAGAGCAACTCATCAAAGATAAGGAGGCCATACACAGTAATGGGTTTGTACAGATGGGTCGAAGAGGTCCTGATCAGTTTTGTTTTAGTTCATTCCAGGAACAGTCTTGCTCACCTCGTCACTATGAGTACGATACTAACCACCAATCAAAAGGATTTGATATGAAACATGAAGTAAAGATGGCCAAATACAAAGCACGGAAAATGGCACAATTAAAGAGAGCTATTCATCCATCTCTGGACTTCGACAACTTGAATGGAGAAAGGCGGACGAAGTCTTCACTGAACAAGTTACAGTCTTTTCATATTGGTAAGAACCACAATTTCCGCATTCCTAACTGCGAGAGAAACCCAGGTGCTAGAGACACTGATGATCACCATGACATGAATAATCAAGAGTGTCACAGCCGGCACCCCGATCCACGAGCTCAAATGGCCTGCCTTTGTGAGGTTGATGCACAGAGCAGTCCAGATCTCATGTTTACAGCTAGGAGTTACTACACAGGAGCTCAGCTGCCAACAAATCTCCCAAGAACAAAATCTGTAACCCTAAATGCTGTTGATGCCTGA
- the LOC102711992 gene encoding 40S ribosomal protein S13-2-like, translated as MGRMYSSGKGMSCSVLPYRRAAPSWVKTSASEVEEMIVRAAKKGQLPSQIGAVLRDAHAVPLARGVTGGKILRVLKSRGLAPEVPEDLYSLIKKAVAMRRHLERNRKDRDTKFRLILVESRVHRLARYYRLNKKIPASWKYDSTTASTLVA; from the coding sequence ATGGGCCGGATGTACAGCAGCGGGAAGGGCATGTCCTGCTCGGTGCTGCCCTACAGGCGGGCCGCCCCGAGCTGGGTCAAGACGTCCGCgtcggaggtggaggagatgaTCGTGCGGGCCGCCAAGAAGGGCCAGCTCCCCTCGCAGATCGGCGCGGTGCTCCGCGACGCCCACGCCGTCCCCCTCGCCCGGGGCGTCACCGGCGGCAAGATCCTCCGCGTGCTCAAGTCCCGCGGCCTGGCCCCGGAGGTGCCCGAGGACCTCTACTCCCTCATCAAGAAGGCCGTGGCGATGAGGAGGCACCTGGAGAGGAACAGGAAGGACAGGGACACCAAGTTCCGCCTCATCCTCGTAGAGAGCAGGGTGCACCGCCTCGCCCGCTACTACCGCCTCAACAAGAAGATCCCCGCCTCCTGGAAGTACGACTCCACCACCGCGAGCACCCTCGTGGCCTGA